Proteins found in one bacterium genomic segment:
- the rpsT gene encoding 30S ribosomal protein S20, which produces MSTKSSLKRARQIKERNVRNKRVKKSFKTAIKKLELGIKEKKDIQELNPLLTKAVSLIDKAAKKGVLHKNTAGRKKSLISKKIKKHLAK; this is translated from the coding sequence ATGTCTACGAAATCTTCTTTAAAAAGAGCAAGGCAGATAAAAGAAAGAAATGTCAGGAATAAAAGAGTAAAAAAATCTTTTAAAACGGCAATCAAAAAGCTTGAACTTGGGATCAAAGAAAAAAAGGATATCCAAGAATTGAATCCTCTTCTTACTAAGGCTGTTTCTTTGATAGACAAAGCTGCTAAAAAAGGAGTTCTTCATAAAAATACCGCAGGAAGAAAGAAATCTCTGATTAGTAAAAAAATCAAAAAACATTTGGCTAAATAG